The window TAGCCCGCAACGGTTTCGGGAATAAAAGCAAAGAAGTGAAGGAAAGGAGGCTCAAGGGGTGCCCATCCTTTTGGCCCTTAGGTGAGGTCCCTCCTAGTGGCCACCGGATCATCCGACGAATTGTTTGGCCGACAGGAAGAAGGAAACTTCCGCGGCAAATCAACAGAGATTATTATGTTGGGCAAGACAACTCTCACGTAGAAGCCCCTCCATCATCTAAAGACAAGTGGAATTCTAACGGGACCATCAATTGCCTAAGCTAGAGATATCAAGTATCAGCTACAATAGTACTCGGGTTTGCACAATCTCCTATCGCTGTAAATCTTGAAAGGAACCAGTTCAGGTGGACAAATGGCCTCTGCAGCACTAGAAAAGGCATCTCAAGGCAGCTGAAAGCACCAGTGCTGCGTAATGGTTCTAGGCTTCTAGCCATCCACCACACCTACCTCCCTTATCTCGCAAGTCTAAACCTTCCCAATCTCATTTCACCTGAAGTTCCTAACCCGCCCGAATTCTTAATTCTAGCATGTCAAAGTCCCCCACCTCCTCTTCCCCTCCAGTCCTCTCTCAAATCTCAAGGTAGCAAACTTACCATGAGAGCCAACGCCCTAGATGAACATGGAAATGTAAATCACTGAGTGCTTCCAACCTAACACTCCACAAAGCATCATCCCTGGAGGACATCCTAAATGGGCTTCTACTGCCTGTGAATATGGTCAGAACTAAGCCATGTATAGGAGGTTATTTCCGCTACAGCAGAGGCAGCTAAAAATAGTTTGGCCATGCTAGACTAGAGCTCTGGTGACCAGGGACCACGGAGCCAGATTAAGTTGCCGTGGCTTTCGGGCAAGGGCGACATTGACATTATCACTCTATTTAGGAACATTAACGCTGGTTGAAAAGCTATGTCGCGTTCATTTGGGTACATCCCCTAAATTTGAAAGGAAAAGTTGTCTTACTGGAAATCAAAGTCTCTGTGCAAATGCATGAGCGAGCGAAGGTTTGAGAGCAAAACAagttttttgcaaaaaaaagcTCCTATCGGACAAAAGGGATGTTCAGAAATAGTCAAGACAATGGTGCGGGATGAAATCTTAACAGACAAGCTttcaacaagttcaagaaatgtagcagaaaaaaaaaataaaggaactGATTTTTAGCTTTTCAGTCTAGGATCTAAATGCAAGGACATGGAAAGGAGGACTTTAAAGATCAAATAGGGGCCTGCTCCTAAACATCAGTCCTGCAACTAAAGTCCAGCAGCAACTGCATTGGATTGTCTGTACCTCTGCCCTTCCTTTTTTGGGTTAAAATTTGTACCTCTGCCCCATTTTTTGGGTTTAAGCACCTTGAACTTGGGGATCAGGAGAACTTTGATTGGTTTTCTTTGAATTTGGAATGTACCTCCAGCAACGCTTGTGAACCCCACTTATCTTTTTTGGTGCATCAGCAGGCACACCTGCATGATGTGCAAATTGACAATAAACAAAAATCAGAATCGTACAGAACTTGAGTCTATGTGAAAGATGATTTGCGCTAATTTAGTAGCATATGAAAAGCAAAAAATTGGCTCAAACAAACATAAATGGAAACAGCAGATAAGGAATCAATAGTAGCACAGTAAATCACTTTCTCAGAAGGGGGAAATTCAGAATTCAAGGCTCCCTCTTCTTCACAGCACAGAACTAAAAAAGTAAATTATAGATTATTAGCAATTAAATTACTGAAAGAAAATCTCATTTTCTGTCTcttctaattaaaaaaaattggtcaATGAAATTGATAAGACAATTACAGTCAATACAACTCAGAATTGCTTATCTTTTCTGAATAAGCATTTAAAAAGCCATATATGGTAAATCACGTTAGATGAATAGCATTTATGAGACACTTTTATCTTGTCAGCTAGAGTTATTTCAGATTCCATTCTATCTTGTTAGCTAGAGTTATTTCAGATTCCGTGAATAGTAGCACTAGGAATCCTACATTGAGAACATGTTCAACAAATAATGTGGTCTCCCAGCATCTAAACCTTTCATCACCAAACATGCCAATTTTGAACATCAATGTTAATCTCTAAAGTTAAGAATTTCTCTGGTCCTCCGGCAGCCATTCAAACCAAACTGTTTTTCTGTTTCCTTTCTTCATAAGTTCCCTTAAATTTTTGAATTCACGATTCTGTAGTCTTATTACATTGACCTTTAAGAGCCAATAGAGTTCAGAGATAAAGAACAGATGGTCATGATGTTGCATTGCAGTTACAGAAACAAACTTATCATATCTTCCAGTTCAAACTCTCAacttaaatttatttattgtgtAAAACAACCAATTCAAATTGAATAGGCTTGAAACAATTATGTGAACGCATAACACAACAGcagaaattcatccaaaaccaaaAGACAAATCAAGTTCGTTCCCCGGGATCCATCATCTATTTCTACACAAAACAGCTTCCAAATACTAGAAGCAGATGAGAAGATTTATCCAAGTTGTAGCATGCAAAACCAGAGGTTGACCACAAACTACTTACAATTATGACAAATCGTGAAAACAGAAACTAGTCAGTGTTAACATGCGAAAGTTAGAAGATCAATAGATATTAATCAATATTATGAGAATGCAAACAAAAGATTATATACTATCGAGACGGATGCATAATGTATCAGTAGCAAAATACTTCCAACGTTTTTTCTCTAGCCTAACGCACTTCAGCTCCTCATAAACCCTTCTAACCCTCATTAGCTCCTAATCCTCCTACATCTCCCCATTGAACCCCTCAACAACCATTACATACCTTGTTCTGATCTTCTATATTTATTATATGCAAATTAATCAGCCTAAAGCGTTATATTCCACCTATATTTAAACGTTTAATGCTCAATCTAACATCACATTTCAGCAGTAAGTAACTATGCAGAGAATGCTAATTGAATGGGggccaaaagaaacaaaaaaagaactCACCGTCTTTATAAGCAAGCCCCCAAGCTTTCCCATGTCTACCGTCCTGCAAAAACCCCAGAAGCGCTTAACCCCTAATAACAAAACCTAAAACCGTCCACCCAAAATAAATTCAGAACTAAAAAGTAAAATCATGTTAAAATAAAttcagaaaataaaaaaggtagCTATGGAAGACTACCAACCTTGTACAGATTAATTTTGGTGATCTGATAGGAGACGTTGGTCCAGTGGGTTTTAGCCATGTGATAGCCGATACCCCAGTTGGGTAAAAACTGAGCCACCTCGAAcaagttcttcttcttcttccgcCTCGGCTTAGTGGGACTGGCACCAGCCCCCGCCGGCAAAGCCGAGTCTGAGGCGTTCGTGCTCAGGTTTCTGAGAAAGTTGATGGAGACTCTAAAGAAGCTGGATGTCCGGTCGACTGAAGCTAGTCTGCTCGTAAGAGCGCTCGCCATTTCCGGAGTCTGTAGTATCAAAATCTGCCAATCTCTCCCTCTTGGGGCCTCCTCAAATGGTCGACGTTTTCAGTCAGAAAATCAATACCCCTAGCTGCCAATGTTGCACGCGCCGCTCTATTTTTTGTCCTTGCCCTGAGACTGGCGTAGCATTTTGGTATTTGCATTTTTCGTTTTAATTTgattcctttcttctttctcgtttcccctttaattttttttttaagatttatcttcttttttcttttctttgtttttctttattgtATGGGTTGATGTTGTGCCCATGCGGGCAAactattcattatttttttttctttttttcctttttactacatatatgtgtctatatatattatacatatattttttttccttccttaatttttttaaaaattttagtatttatAAATGGCGAATTCAAAACGAAATATCTTTTGATTAACTAACATGCATGATTTTCTTAACAATTGATTCAAGTCGTAAcaataagggataatttcaaaaacctccctgaTGTTTTTGACAACTTTACTGTCCTCTCTTGAACTTTTAAAAATAACATTAACCTCCCCTAAACCGAATATGTTTTTGTATCAAATTAGCCCaattaaaaaaatcaacaataaaaaaaatgatttcaagAGTGAGAAAAATATTACATACCAAAAGTACCCCTTATATTATTACTAGTTGGTTGACTTAGATTCAAAAGGAAATATtagttaaaaataaatatcaaaCTCTAGTACGAGTATAATAGAATTTAGTAAAAAAGACTTTTTTCACATAATTGCATAAAATAGCAAAATCAAAGTATTGGAGAGgaaaaaatttgtttatttggaATCAAGACAAAGTATGGCCTTTTCAAGAAAAAACATCACAATAGATGGCtaatgataaaaaaatataaaatacgTTAAAAATAtgttatattttttgaattattttttaacTTACGGGGTCCATTATTTCACATGattaacaaaaaattttccaTCATTTGCAATTAAAAAACCACTCTCAAGCAATGCTTGGATTAATAAATTTTGTATGATTTTAATTgaaaagcaaataaatcaaagtagaaaaaaaatttctaaccatcttgtttggattacgtataaaaagaaaagaaaagaaacaccaaatttttggggaaagaaaggagaaaataaaTTATGTGCAATTACTTTTTATCcataacttaataaaatctAATTGTAAACATATTTTAATACTTTACCCtcttttttcttgtattttcatattcatcttcttattcttatgaaaatttatgaaataataacattttaataggagttttaatcattttttatgagaaagaaattacaagaactactaaaatgaagaaaaagaattttaaattgtTAACAATTATCGTTCTAAAATTTAGTATtcaatattttcaattttttatattCCAAATCATGGTTAATTTAGTGCAAGTGACTCAATTGTttccatagttattaaacctgGCCCGGAGAGGAACCCGGTGAAAGACGTGGGTCAACGGGTTATTGGTTCAACCAGTGGGTGAGTGGTCTAACCGGTGggtcactacatatatttaaatattatgttttataatttttgatatGGTTAAAACTATAATAAACTATGTTATAGTAAATACTCAGTTAGTCCAATTTATTATAGaatcattaattcttataagaattaacaaaacctaaatttaattagtaatccaccaaatttcaagtataaaattttatctaagtgtaattatctagttatttttgaattttaagcACAAAAGGTTATTAagaataatttttgtttttaaaatgaattgtgtaatatgttattttttaaatccatttcataatttatagaatttagacaataataaaattttattaaaagattccaaacaaatattgttttgaagaaataaaataagaataaaaatctAATATATAATATAGAAGGAGCGAAGCATCAAGTGAGTTGCTAGGCTAGTGGTGAGTGCGCGTAGCTTTTATGCTTGAAATCTGAGGTTTGAATCAGCATTGGAGCATTTTCTAATCATTTTTATTCCAAAATCGGGTTCTTTACAAACCACGGTCCGTTGAAAAGTCAACGGATTTGGTGCACAAACGATTCAATTACAAATTCAGTCCGGTTTCATAGCCGGTTCACCAAATTGAATCGCCGGACCGGGTCGGATTTAATAACTATAATTGTTTCTCTCCatataaatattttcaaaacttCAAGAGAAGATAGTAAAATTGTCGGAGATCTCCCTTGAAGTTTCTGAAATTGTCCCTAACAATAAGATTCATGGGGTCTCTTTTGCACAGGGATtgtttaaaacttaaaaatcacaattaatgtcacaattaattgcatatttcatgtaatttcccTGTCAACGAATTCATGAGCTGAATCACGCTGCCTCACATTTAATAACCAGTGAAGAACACATCGGTGAAGCCAAAAAGATCGGAAAACATCAGTGTAGATGTTGTCCGGTCCGGTCCggtccaatttttgactttggTGTCAATCGGAAAAAAGTCACTTTGTATAGCGggatatatacacacacacacacatgaaATCAACAAATTTGCGGTGAGTTCTTTTCCCTCAGTTACTAAATAGTCGCAATATCAACAGAAGTATGGAGGGAGGTAGGGATGGGCATTAACAGGATTATGCGATGGTaaagaaaattaattagatTCATGAAATAATGAAAAGTTTTGTCCCCCTCGAAATGTATTTTTATGCCCACCACCATATCATCCTACGATTAATCTGGAAAACTGGTAGTTGAGGTTACAACCAGAGTGTTAAAGCAATGACTACTACTTGTCCTACAACTACAAAACAAGTTTCCCAAATTCCATCAACTTCAGTCCCGATATGCTGCTTCCTCTTCATCCTCGTATTCTCCCTCCTCATCAGCTGTTGCATCTTGATACTGTTGATACTCGGAAACCAAATCATTCATATTACTTTCAGCCTCAGTGAACTCCATCTCGTCCATTCCCTCCCCGGTATACCAATGCAAGAAAGCCTTCCTCCTAAACATGGCTGTGAACTGCTCACTCACGCGGCGGAACATTTCTTGAATGGATGTCGAATTGCCAATAAATGTCGAGGCCATCTTAAGACCAGTAGGTGGGATATCACAAACTGTTGATTTGACATTGTTGGGAATCCATTCAACAAAGTAGGATGAGTTTTTATTCTGCACATGTAACATCTGCTCATCAACTTCCTTGGTGCTCATCTTTCCACGGAACATAGCTGATGCCGTCAAATAACGGCCATGTCGAGGGTCAGCAGCACACATCATGTTCTTAGCATCCCACATTTGTTGAGTTAGTTCAGGAACAGTAAGTGCCCGGTATTGTTGAGACCCTCGAGATGTAAGAGGAGCAAATCCCACCATGAAGAAATGAAGGCGAGGGAATGGAATGAGATTGACAGCAAGTTTCCGGAGGTCAGAGTTGAGCTGACCTGGAAACCTGAGGCAACATGTAACTCCAGACATAGTTGCAGATATCAGGTGATTAAGATCACCAACTGTttcaaaagaaataaaccaaaatcAGTCAAAACAGCTTTTCGAATGCAAGACGCtcgtaaaaaaaaataacaaaaattttcaTCAGAGTACAGAAAGCTAGTTTCCCCTCAAATGTATTAGTTTTGTCCGAGGGAACAGACAAGAAGATACTTTTTTACAACAACCAAACCATATCACAATAAGCTAAACAAACTTCataattgttgatgatttgcAGAGGTGATGGACAAGCAGCAAACATACACAAGTATCAATCTCGGGCACCAAACACAGTAGCATGTATCCAGCAGAAGAAGCATCTCATTCTGTTATTCTACCATCACTATTTTAAAATCTACTTCACTTTTCAAACCAACCTCTTCATTGAGAATTGTCTTATACTTTGAACAGAAATAAAGAAGatccaaaaaaatcacaaacagAAAAGATAGGGGATGCCTGCCTGCATAATGAGATGGCAGATAAATACAGCTAAAACATAGAAAAGAAAACGATGGCCGGCCTTGCAATCTGAGAAGGCTATTCGCAAGGTCAGAAAACTTACAGCTAGGAGTTGTAAGCTTGAGGGTTCGGAAGCAAATATCATACAAGGCCTCATTATCCAGCACCATGCATTCATCTGCATTCTCCACAAGCTGATGAACAGACAAGGTGGCGTTGTATGGCTCCACAACTGTGTCTGAGACTTTTGGGGAGGGGAAAACAGAAAATGTCAGCATCATTCTATCTGGGTACTCCTCTCTAATCTTTGAAATCAACAGGGTCCCCATTCCGGATCCAGTCCCTCCACCCAACGAATGGCATACCTGAAACCCTGCATTtcatcaaaacaaaaacaacactATAAGCCCAAAAGggaaaaaacccaaaaaattcCATTCTGCCAAAAAATAACGGTTAATCAATCAATATATTAAAGGAGTTCTCAGAAGATTTAGAACAAAGACCTTGCAAGCAATCACAATTTTCAGCTTCCTTGCGAACAACATCTAGAACGGAGTCAATCAACTCCGCACCCTCGGTATAATGCCCTTTAGCCCAATTGTTTCCAGCCCCTGATTGCCCGAAAACAAAGTTATCAGGGCGAAAGATCTGGCCATGAGGGCCAGACCTGACGCTGTCCATGGTCCCTGGCTCAAGATCCATGAGCACGGCACGAGGGACAAACCGACCACAACTAGCCTCGTTGTAGTAAACGTTCACCCTCTCAAGTTGAAGGTCCGAATCACCCTGGTACCTTCCTGTGGCATCGATGCCATGCTCTGCACAGACCACCTCCCAAAACTTGGCCCCAATTTGGTTGCCACATTGGCCACCTTGGATATGAAGAATTTCACGCATTTTCGGTAATGTATTTTgcagggttttttttttaagacgAGGGGAAGTTCgggagagagaaaaggaggATCTGGAACTCTTGTGGGTTCCCCGGGGGAAGGGGGGGTGGGGTTTGAGGGAAAAGAGGAGTTACAGAGAAACAGAAAAAGTTGGGAGGAACGCTGGAAAAGAGAGAGGTAGAAAATTATAAATAGAGCTGCGCGCTGGGgatgtgtgtgtttgtgtgtgaaAAGAAGGCTTCCAAAGCAACGGCTCTTGTTTgagtttgaattttgaattcgTGTGTGGTGGCGTTAATGGACAGGTAGGATTGTGGAGAACTGCAATTTGCGAATTCCGGGGTACAAACGGCTGCAAAAACCAACGGTTAGATTAAGCCATTGAGTATCAAATTTCTCAATTAAGGAGAGTACTTCTGTATtcttacacaaaaaaaaaaaaaaagaaaagaaatgcttTTGAGTTGTTTGGAGAAAGCGCAAAAGGGACATCAAATTGGGATTGTTGCCAGAAAAAGGGAAATACATTTgaattatttcaaaaacaaaaaaggaaatacTTTTGAATTCGAAATATTCCGTGAAAAAGATCAAAACATATTAaaattaagggataattttagaaacctcctttgaaatttttaacaatttcatttagctctcttgaatttttaaaaattacacatatctcCCTTGTCATTAAAAATACCATTACCacctttaaatattttaatgaaattcccttGTTTGGTATACTTATACTTAGAATGACTTTTACAATtgttttttcatctttttccttcttattcccttttttttaaaaaaaaattttgccaatAAAACTGTAGAATTACCATTATTACATCTAGTTTCTATTGTAACCAAATGTCGaactaataattttttgatGAGTTAGTTCATATGTAATCCAATATTTTTGctaatctttgttttctatttttcagtattaaaattaacaataaataaaaaagaaatgactCAAAActactactaaattatgataatcttaCCACTcgaaaaaattcataaactttaaatgaattatttcaacattttattttctatcttataaatttaATCCATAATAAATACCACCAAAAGTATCTTATcatcatagtgataaaattattattattgttattgtttaTCAAATACTAGTAGGTATGAACATGAAAAATTTAGCacattttccttataattatactagataatcttataattgtataaaaaaataaattaaaactcattgcATAAGGACATTTTTAGatattcatttaaaattttgactaagtcaatattattttaagattttgtttctaaaactatcaaattaagggaggtaagtgtaatttttgaaacagcAGGGGAGCTCAGtcaaattatccctaaaattaATAATGTTTCTTTTCTGGAAAAGTAAcctttattttcatttgaaaAGTTACACACAGTCTGGCATCTTCAACCGGACACGCAGAGCCGATGCAACTGACCTCCGAAATGAAAGTGGCTTCCTATGTGGCAGAGGTCCGCAGGCACAATCTACTTTCATAATAAGCAGTTTATTAAAATTTCTGAAGCAATTTATCGTAACTACGCTAAAGATGAGGAAGGGAGACAAATATTAAcacaaaaatttctttcttttttggagaGTGATTGGCAGAGAAACCACCACCATAACAAAAAAGTAAGGAATGAGAGACGCAAGTAGTTGATTTTCCAACTCCCTtcgtacatacatacatactagtgtgaatacccgtgctacgcacggtgctgacattattgaaaaaaataaaatgatgaacaaataaaggtgaaaaaattgaaccaacaaaatttaaatgtaatatctgtttaacaatagtttgaaatataatagAATATGTATATCATTCAAGAATTGTCTTTTTTCGGAAGATGGAtcctggaaaaaaaattaaaatttatattaaaaaagggaatgatatatttctacaaatgaatgtaattgaatgttgttaaaatgaaatacttacaaatactAAGCATTCGATTTAATAATCTTTCTTGAAGGTGCGAACACTCTTCACACCAATTCACTTTTAGTACGAAAgccaaaattgatgatttaattaactATATTGAATTTTGTGGAGTGCGTACTACAAATGAAAATACACGATCCTTGACGATATAAAAAACTGCATATTTACCATGATCACGCAAAAGTATTGGTGATGTGGATGGCTGTCGAACTTGAAGAAAGGcaatattttcatttctttgatctagaaaaaatatatatattaaatcaaaaataaataatttttgtatttattttatgtgTAGTAAGTGATACATTGTATGAGAattgttaacaaaaaaatacaatagttAATATAGAAGTAACATCAATAGAATTTAATACAATTGTGttgtaatcaaatgaaaattacgCACCAATAGAATTGTTATTAGCACCCATAGTTAATGAAGTAATccctatataaatatattttggtaCATGTAGACCCCCCAAACTCCGCAAAACCAACCACCACTTATTGAAAACAAACCAATAAATGCACTAAAATGCCTCCCATCTATATCTcaaattgcactttaacccaCGAATTTTGTGCGAAATTATCCCTCTAATTGCTTTTGTCCTTTTCGATTTTTTCACATGTCGCTAACTGCTTCATTCCCTCTGCTATCACTTGTatatttaaaatcaatttttaatattaaataaaaagaaatgtaTTAGTTTATATCAATTTTTTAATAcagaattgtttttcaaagattttggtTCGTAGTCCCTACTATGTTTAAACCATCTTTTAATATCCAATTCAATATTATCTTTTAATTTGGCAGCctctataatttttaatttattcttttggtttAAGTTCGGTTagaattcagaatttttcaaATACCAAGAGAAaccagattttttttaaaaatcaccGCTTTGAGTCAGGTAGAGCCCCGAAATATGAGTCAGGATTATTTCCTTTATGCAGTTAGATGGGTTCCCTACaaattttgagtggaaaattttaatatattaaa is drawn from Coffea arabica cultivar ET-39 chromosome 1c, Coffea Arabica ET-39 HiFi, whole genome shotgun sequence and contains these coding sequences:
- the LOC113729700 gene encoding uncharacterized protein isoform X2, which codes for MASALTSRLASVDRTSSFFRVSINFLRNLSTNASDSALPAGAGASPTKPRRKKKKNLFEVAQFLPNWGIGYHMAKTHWTNVSYQITKINLYKVLLLGVKRFWGFCRTVDMGKLGGLLIKTVCLLMHQKR
- the LOC113729718 gene encoding tubulin beta-2 chain, giving the protein MREILHIQGGQCGNQIGAKFWEVVCAEHGIDATGRYQGDSDLQLERVNVYYNEASCGRFVPRAVLMDLEPGTMDSVRSGPHGQIFRPDNFVFGQSGAGNNWAKGHYTEGAELIDSVLDVVRKEAENCDCLQGFQVCHSLGGGTGSGMGTLLISKIREEYPDRMMLTFSVFPSPKVSDTVVEPYNATLSVHQLVENADECMVLDNEALYDICFRTLKLTTPSFGDLNHLISATMSGVTCCLRFPGQLNSDLRKLAVNLIPFPRLHFFMVGFAPLTSRGSQQYRALTVPELTQQMWDAKNMMCAADPRHGRYLTASAMFRGKMSTKEVDEQMLHVQNKNSSYFVEWIPNNVKSTVCDIPPTGLKMASTFIGNSTSIQEMFRRVSEQFTAMFRRKAFLHWYTGEGMDEMEFTEAESNMNDLVSEYQQYQDATADEEGEYEDEEEAAYRD
- the LOC113729700 gene encoding uncharacterized protein isoform X1, encoding MASALTSRLASVDRTSSFFRVSINFLRNLSTNASDSALPAGAGASPTKPRRKKKKNLFEVAQFLPNWGIGYHMAKTHWTNVSYQITKINLYKDGRHGKAWGLAYKDGVPADAPKKISGVHKRCWRYIPNSKKTNQSSPDPQVQGA